The segment TTGGTATATTGCGGCAGAGCGGCTAGGAGAAATTGGCTTGCCCGCCGTACCTTTGCTGTTTGCGCGTCTAAATACGACCGATGACTATGAGTTGATGTTAGCCCTATATGCGCTTCAGCTTGCCACCCAAGATCCGTTATTAATGGCGAGAACGCGAGGTGACTATATACAGTTGCCCAAAGTGTTAGATTCGGCTGCGAATGCAGGCAATGTAAGCATTGCAAATGAGTGGTGGCAGCGGCATTCCGCTAAACTGAATTAATGTTGACTTCTTATCGCTATTCGACAAGGCTAAAAATGCTTTTTTGTTTTGTCCCTATAGGAGAGCAGCATGGCATTTGCACTATCCTCTATGCATGTGACTAGCAGCGCGTTTCTCAACCATCAATCTATTCCTACTAAGCACACCGGCGAAGGCGAAGATGTTTCGCCTGCCTTAACCTGGGAAGGTGTGCCAGAAGGCACCAAGGGATTTGCAGTAATTTGTCACGACCCTGATGCACCATTGGTAAAAGAAGGAAGTTACGGGTTTGTCCACTGGGTGCTCTATAACCTTCCTGGTGATATTCAGGAGCTGGCTGAAAAGACGCCGTTAGGTACGACGGGAGTAAATGACAAAGGAAGTAATGGTTATTGTGGACCGATGCCGCCAGAAGGACATGGCAACCATCTTTACTATTTTTGGGTGTTAGCGTTGGATCATCAAACCTCACTACCTGAAGGGTTAACGCTTCAAGAGTTGCTCAATGAAGTTGAGCCACACCTGCTGGGTATGAACCGACTAGTAGGCACCTATCAGCGTGGTTAAGACACCAACTCTGGACATTTTGCAGAACCCGTGTAGGCTCCATCGCTTTCTAAATCCTGTGAATTAGATTGATGTGATGGAGCCTGTTATGAGTGATCTACCCAATTGTCCTGCCTGTGCCTCTGAATTTACCTACGATGATGGTATCCAGTATGTCTGCCCGGAATGCGGCAACGAATGGTCAAAAGTAACAGAAGAGGGCACTGAAGAAGCTGACTCTGGTATTCGTGATGCTAACGGCAATATTTTGGCCGATGGTGACACCGTGACTGTCATAAAAGACCTCAAAGTCAAAGGCAGTTCACTGGTGGTTAAGGTAGGCACTAAAGTCAAAAATATCCGTTTAGTCGATGGTGATCACGATATTGATTGTAAGATTGACGGTATTGGACCCATGAAGCTTAAGTCCGAGTTCGTCAAAAAAGCATAGTACTTAAAGGCATAGTAGTTAAAGGCATAGTACTCAAAGACATAGCACTCAAAGACATAGCACTCAAAGACATAGCACTCAAAGACATAGCACCTTCGTCACAAGGAGCTGTTCTTTTAAAAAAACCTGCGAAATTCTCGCAGGTTTTTTTTGTTAAACACATCGATAGCTTTTTCAAATGATAATGATTGTTGTTTTTGATGCTATCAGAGCCGAACGTGCTGTTATTTTGCACAAATTGATAACGATTTTGTTCTAGGGCTTCACATCAAATTTATACAGGACTAAAATGGTACCAATTAACGGGTAAGCCAACTGTAACGGCGAATGGGAGTCAACATGCTCAAGCTTTCTCGGCTGACAGATTATGCCGCTGTAGTGATGGCACAAATTGCTCGCCACCCACAAGCGTCACATGCGGCGGCTGATTTAGCAGACGCAGTGCAGCTACCACATCCCACTGTTAGCAAAACGCTAAAGATGCTGGTGAAAGCTGGTCTTCTGGAGTCGCAACGTGGTGTTCAGGGTGGTTATCGTCTGGCGCGACCCGCATCACACATCACCGCTGCCGATATTATTGCCGCTATTGAAGGGCCTGTGGCAATGACCGAGTGTAGCCAAGCGGAGGGTGAGTGTGATCTGGCTGCTACCTGCGGTGTCGCTGATAACTGGCAGCGAGTTTCACTGGCGATTCGCACGTTACTGGAAAGCGTTACGTTGGCGCACCTAGCTGATACGACGCCAATCAAGCTACCCGTACAGTTACCGATTCAAAGCATTAGCCTAGCATCTGCTTAGGCAATGCAACATAGACTAACCCTATTGACGGCGAGCTAGGCTCGCCACCCAACTGCCCGGAGGGTATCACCATGGCAAGCGAAGAAATGGAACAGTTGGTTCGTCGCGAATATAAAGATGGTTTTATAACCGATATTGAAAGCGACACCCTGCCACCTGGCCTTGATGAAAACACCATCGCCTTTATTTCTAATAAAAAAGGTGAGCCGGAATGGATGCTGGAGTGGCGCTTAGATGCCTATCGTCAGTGGTTGAAAATGAAGGAACCGTCCTGGGCGCATCTTGATTATCCGCCAATTGATTATCAATCGATCTCTTATTTCAGTGCGCCCAAGCGCCCTGAAGACCGCCCTCAGAGCCTGGATGAAGTTGATCCTAAACTTCTCGAAACATATGAAAAGCTTGGGATTCCTTTACATGAGCGTGCAGCGCTCGCGGGTGTGGCAGTCGACGCCGTATTTGACTCTGTTTCCGTGGCAACCACGTTTAAAAAACAGTTAGGCGAAGCGGGCGTTATTTTCTGCTCGATTTCTGAAGCAATTCGCGATTACCCAGACCTTATTAAACAGTACCTCGGTACGGTCGTTCCGGTGGCTGACAACTATTTTGCCGCACTGAACTCGGCTGTATTTACCGATGGATCGTTTGTGTTTGTTCCTGAAGGCGTGACTTGCCCTATGGAACTGTCGACCTATTTCCGTATTAATGCGGCCAACACCGGCCAGTTCGAGCGCACTCTAATTATCTGTGAGAGCCGTGCTCAGGTGTCTTACTTGGAAGGTTGTACGGCGCCAATGCGTGATGAAAACCAGCTTCACGCGGCAGTCGTAGAGCTCGTTGCGCTGGATGATGCCTACATTAAGTACTCCACCGTTCAGAACTGGTATCCCGGTGATGAGAACGGTAAAGGCGGGATTTACAACTTCGTTACCAAACGTGGCGATTGTCGCGGTGAGCGTTCCCGGATCAGTTGGACACAGGTAGAAACCGGTTCGGCGATCACCTGGAAATATCCTTCTTGCATCTTGCGTGGCAAAGACAGTATCGGTGAGTTCTATTCTGTGGCGGTAACTAATGGTCGTCAGCAAGCGGATACTGGCACCAAAATGATTCACATTGGCGAAGGCACTCGTTCCTATATCGTTGCCAAAGGCATTTCGGCAGGTAAGAGCGATCAATCTTATCGTGGCTTGGTCAAAATTGGCCCTCGTGCCAAAGGGGCTCGTAATTTCACCCAGTGTGACTCGTTGTTAATTGGCGACAAGTGCGGTGCTCATACCTTCCCTTATCAAGAAATTGGCAACAGCACCGCCACGATTGAGCACGAAGCCACCACGTCTAAGATCGGCGAAGATCAACTTTTCTACTGCCAAAGCCGTGGAATTTCTGAAGAAGATGCGGTCAGCATGATTGTTAATGGCTTCTGTAAAGACGTTTTCCAAGAGCTGCCAATGGAGTTCGCGGTAGAGGCAGAAGCGCTTCTAAATGTGACGCTTGAAGGCGCAGTGGGTTAACCACTTCGGCCCCTGACTTATTTTACGGGAGACGCGCTAGCGTCCCGCAGGAATTTAAAAGGTTATGACTATGTTGCAAGTTAAAGATTTACACGTCACCGTCGACGGCAAAGAAATTCTGAAAGGTTTAACGCTCACCATCAATGCAGGTGAAGTGCATGCCATTATGGGCCCGAACGGCGCAGGTAAATCCACATTGTCGGCAGTTATTGCCGGTAAAGATGGCTACGAAGTGACCCAAGGTAGCGTTACCTTTGAGGGACAGGACGTCCTGGAAATGGAAATCGAAGAGCGCGCTCAAGCTGGCTTGCTACTAGGTTTTCAGTACCCAGTGGAAATTCCAGGGGTAAAAAACATCTACCTGCTTAAGTCTGCGCTTAATGCTCAGCGTGTCGCACGTGGTGAAGCAGAAATGCCCGCTCCTGAGTTTATGAAGCTCGTGAAAGAGAAGCTGGGCTTTATGAAGATGGATGCCAGTTTCCTGCAGCGTGCCGTCAATGAAGGTTTCTCTGGCGGTGAGAAAAAACGCAACGAAATTCTTCAGATGCTGGTGCTCCAACCAAAGCTGGCCATGCTTGATGAAATTGACTCTGGTCTCGATATCGACGCGATGAAAGTCGTTGCCGATGGCGTTAACAGTCTGCGGGCTGAAGAGCGAGCCATTCTGCTGGTCACTCACTATCAGCGTCTGCTTGACTATATCGTGCCGGATAAAGTGCACGTCTTAGTCGACGGTCGTATTGTGAAGAGCGGCGACGCTGAGCTTGCTAAAGAGCTGGAAGCCAACGGCTATGAAGGTATTGAGGAGTCTGCGGCATGAGCGATACGCAAACGTTTTTGGACACGCTGAAAGCGCGTAGCCAACAGCGAGGAGTTGAGCCAACCTGGATCGCGGCTCGCCGCCAAGCGGGAGCTGCCCGTTTTGAAGCCATGGGGTTTCCTACTCGCCGCGATGAAGAGTGGAAATACACTGACGTACGCACGATTGCTCAGGGAAACTTTTCGCTGGCAGAGAATGCAGACTTTTCCAAGGTCCAAGCAGCCGCGCTTACGCTGCCGTTGGATGCGTACCGACTGACCTTTGTGGACGGTATTTTCTCAGCTGCGCTGTCAGACTTAGAAGCACTGCCAGATAGCGTTCAGGTAATGCCGCTTTCTAAAGCGCTGAGCGATAACCACGAAGCCGTTGGTGGGCCGCTAGGTCGCTTAACGGGAGTAGATTTTTCCCCGTTCGCAGCGCTGAACACAGCGTTTATGGAAGAGGGTGCTGTGGTGCGCATTGCACCGGGTACCGTTGTGGAAAAACCCATCCTGCTTCAGTTTCTGTCCCGTGCGGGTGCGCCAGTAATGAGTCATCCGCGCATTTTGGTTGAAGCAGCAGGGCGTAGTGAAGCTACGTTAATTGAGCACTACATCGGTGAGGCCGATGCGGCCAACTTCACCAACGTGGTTGCAGAACTGATGCTTGATCGCGGTGCGATTCTGAATCACTACAAATTGCAAGAGGCGCCCTTGGGTGATCTGCATGTCGCCAGTATTCATGTTGAACAGAGCCGGGACAGCCGCTACAGCTCCTACAATCTGAATTTGGGCGGTGCGCTAGTGCGCAACGACCTTATTAGTGATTTAAACGGCCAAGGCGCAGAAACCAACTTCTATGGCCTGTTCTTTGGTCAGGGTCGCCAGCACGTGGATAACCACACCAAGGTTAATCACAATGCGCCCCTCACGTTCTCGAACGAGAACTATAAAGGCATTTTGGATGACCGCGCTCATGGTGTCTTTAACGGTAAAGTTTTCGTTAAGCGCGATAGCCAGAAGATCGAAGGTTTCCAAAGTAACCAAAACTTATTGCTTTCAGATCGTGCACATATCGATGCCAAGCCTGAGCTCGAAATTTATGCTGATGACGTGAAGTGTTCTCATGGCACTACCACGGGGCAGTTGGATGAAGACGCGATCTATGCATTACGTACCCGCGGTATTGACAAGGCGACAGCGCGAGGCTTGTTAACGCTTGCATTTGCTGGCGAGGTGCTTGAGCAGGTCGCGTTAGATGTGATTGCTGAGCGGGTAGAGTTGGCAGTAGCGGGCAAGCTGCCGGAACGCTTCAACCTCGCTGGATTGGTAGAAGCAGCGGCCGCACTCAACGACTAACGCACTCAACGACTAGCCAAGGAGTCATCGATGCCCCATAGCGTGATTGAGAAACCCTCCGTGCTCGCCCCTGCAGCGTTTGATGTTGAGGCGCTTCGCAACGACTTCCCGATACTAAAACGGGAAGTGCACGGAAAGCCGTTGGTATATCTAGATAATGCCGCGACAAGCCAAACTCCCCAGCAGGTTATTGACGTATTCAGCGACTATTACTCGCGCTATAACGCTAATATCCACCGGGGGCTGCACACGTTGTCGGATGAGGCGACAGCCGCGTTTGAAGCCACACGACATCGCGTCAAGGCGTTTCTCAATGCGGAAGATGCACGCCAAATTATCTTTACGCGGGGCACGACTGAAGCAATTAATCTGGTAGTTCAAAGTTGGGGGCGTTCCCAACTTGCAGCGGGCGATGAAGTGCTAATTTCAATGTTGGAGCATCACTCCAATATTGTACCTTGGCAGCTGTTAGCCGCTGAAGTCGGCTTTACTATCAAGGTTATTCCCGTAGAAGCTAATGGGTCGCTAGACATGGCGGCGTATCGCGCGCTGCTCAGTGAGCGCACTAAACTGGTGGCGGTTAATCATGTCTCGAATGCGCTGGGCACCATTAACCCAGTAAAAGAGATGGCAGCGCTTGCCCATCAGCACGGTGCGCTTATTCTGGTGGATGGCGCCCAGGCAACACCGCACCAGCAGGTTGATGT is part of the Halomonas sp. GT genome and harbors:
- a CDS encoding aminotransferase class V-fold PLP-dependent enzyme, which gives rise to MPHSVIEKPSVLAPAAFDVEALRNDFPILKREVHGKPLVYLDNAATSQTPQQVIDVFSDYYSRYNANIHRGLHTLSDEATAAFEATRHRVKAFLNAEDARQIIFTRGTTEAINLVVQSWGRSQLAAGDEVLISMLEHHSNIVPWQLLAAEVGFTIKVIPVEANGSLDMAAYRALLSERTKLVAVNHVSNALGTINPVKEMAALAHQHGALILVDGAQATPHQQVDVQEINADFYAFSGHKVYGPTGVGVLYGKQDLLEAMPPWQGGGEMIKTVSFDVGTTFAELPHKFEAGTPAIAEVIALGRAIEWLEGVGVESIGAWEAVLLEHATEAVSQIDGLRILGTAPHKAGVLSFVVEGAHSQDIGLLIDQLGVAIRTGHHCAQPLLHHFGVDATCRASFAAYNTLQEIDTFIAALNRVIGMVR
- a CDS encoding YbhB/YbcL family Raf kinase inhibitor-like protein, with protein sequence MAFALSSMHVTSSAFLNHQSIPTKHTGEGEDVSPALTWEGVPEGTKGFAVICHDPDAPLVKEGSYGFVHWVLYNLPGDIQELAEKTPLGTTGVNDKGSNGYCGPMPPEGHGNHLYYFWVLALDHQTSLPEGLTLQELLNEVEPHLLGMNRLVGTYQRG
- the sufB gene encoding Fe-S cluster assembly protein SufB, which produces MASEEMEQLVRREYKDGFITDIESDTLPPGLDENTIAFISNKKGEPEWMLEWRLDAYRQWLKMKEPSWAHLDYPPIDYQSISYFSAPKRPEDRPQSLDEVDPKLLETYEKLGIPLHERAALAGVAVDAVFDSVSVATTFKKQLGEAGVIFCSISEAIRDYPDLIKQYLGTVVPVADNYFAALNSAVFTDGSFVFVPEGVTCPMELSTYFRINAANTGQFERTLIICESRAQVSYLEGCTAPMRDENQLHAAVVELVALDDAYIKYSTVQNWYPGDENGKGGIYNFVTKRGDCRGERSRISWTQVETGSAITWKYPSCILRGKDSIGEFYSVAVTNGRQQADTGTKMIHIGEGTRSYIVAKGISAGKSDQSYRGLVKIGPRAKGARNFTQCDSLLIGDKCGAHTFPYQEIGNSTATIEHEATTSKIGEDQLFYCQSRGISEEDAVSMIVNGFCKDVFQELPMEFAVEAEALLNVTLEGAVG
- a CDS encoding zinc ribbon domain-containing protein YjdM → MSDLPNCPACASEFTYDDGIQYVCPECGNEWSKVTEEGTEEADSGIRDANGNILADGDTVTVIKDLKVKGSSLVVKVGTKVKNIRLVDGDHDIDCKIDGIGPMKLKSEFVKKA
- the sufD gene encoding Fe-S cluster assembly protein SufD yields the protein MSDTQTFLDTLKARSQQRGVEPTWIAARRQAGAARFEAMGFPTRRDEEWKYTDVRTIAQGNFSLAENADFSKVQAAALTLPLDAYRLTFVDGIFSAALSDLEALPDSVQVMPLSKALSDNHEAVGGPLGRLTGVDFSPFAALNTAFMEEGAVVRIAPGTVVEKPILLQFLSRAGAPVMSHPRILVEAAGRSEATLIEHYIGEADAANFTNVVAELMLDRGAILNHYKLQEAPLGDLHVASIHVEQSRDSRYSSYNLNLGGALVRNDLISDLNGQGAETNFYGLFFGQGRQHVDNHTKVNHNAPLTFSNENYKGILDDRAHGVFNGKVFVKRDSQKIEGFQSNQNLLLSDRAHIDAKPELEIYADDVKCSHGTTTGQLDEDAIYALRTRGIDKATARGLLTLAFAGEVLEQVALDVIAERVELAVAGKLPERFNLAGLVEAAAALND
- a CDS encoding SUF system Fe-S cluster assembly regulator; its protein translation is MLKLSRLTDYAAVVMAQIARHPQASHAAADLADAVQLPHPTVSKTLKMLVKAGLLESQRGVQGGYRLARPASHITAADIIAAIEGPVAMTECSQAEGECDLAATCGVADNWQRVSLAIRTLLESVTLAHLADTTPIKLPVQLPIQSISLASA
- the sufC gene encoding Fe-S cluster assembly ATPase SufC; this translates as MLQVKDLHVTVDGKEILKGLTLTINAGEVHAIMGPNGAGKSTLSAVIAGKDGYEVTQGSVTFEGQDVLEMEIEERAQAGLLLGFQYPVEIPGVKNIYLLKSALNAQRVARGEAEMPAPEFMKLVKEKLGFMKMDASFLQRAVNEGFSGGEKKRNEILQMLVLQPKLAMLDEIDSGLDIDAMKVVADGVNSLRAEERAILLVTHYQRLLDYIVPDKVHVLVDGRIVKSGDAELAKELEANGYEGIEESAA